Within the Candidatus Deferrimicrobiaceae bacterium genome, the region AAACGGAATTGAGGCCGGAGGGCGGCCCTCCGCGGGCCGCCCCCGGGATCGTCATTTCGCCGCGGTCTTCTCCATTGCGTCGGAGATCAGCTTGATCCCCTTGCGGGACTCTTCCACGGAACGGGTCAGCGACTCGCGCGCAAGCGAAGGGTTGTGGAAGCCGTCGGAATTTTCCGCCGTCCACCACTCCCACAGGACGTGGCTTTTCTGGTGCTGCTCCTGCGCCTCCTTGATCACCTCGGCGGGAAGCCCCGCCTTCCTTCCCTCCACGATCTTGTCGATGAGGGCGGCGAGCCAGAATTCCGCCTTGCGCATCTTCCCCTTGGTGAAGTTGCGGACGGAGTCGATCTCGTACGCCGCCCGGGCCTCCGTCAGGTTCGGGTGGCACTTCGACGTAAGGCACGTCTGCTTCAGGTAGTTCCGGGGGCTGGTCTGCCAGTGGGAGGTGTACACCTTCCCCTTGGCGTTCCTCACCTTCGGCATGTGGCAGGCGTTGCAGCTTGCCCCCGCCTTGTCGTGCACCGAGTTCCAGAACGTTTCCGCCTCCGGGTGCTGCGCTTTCCACAGCAGGCCGCCGGTGAGGCCGTGCTTGAAGTCGCGGAAACCCAGTTCGTTGTAATGGTCGTAGATCGCGAGGACGTTCTTGAACGGGAAGTGGTTCGTCCGCTGATCGGTCGCCTTGATCGAGTATTCGCCCGTCTTGGAGTCGAACCCCGGGTTGCAGTTGTACTCCACGTGGCACTGCCCGCACTGGAGCTTCGCGTCGTATTTTTCCAGCAGGGCGATCTTGCGGAAACCCCCGCGGAACTCCTTCACGTCGATCTTCGTGGCCTTGGGATCCTTGTGCCAGAGCGTGTCCTTCTCGGGACGGGTCAGGGCCTGGATCAGTCCGTCGCGCACGATCCGAGGCTTCGCGGCGTGGGGGTCGTGACACAGGAAGCAGTTCATCGCGTTGTTCAGGTCCCGGACGAACTCCACCACATTGGAGGTCCGGTCCCATTTCGCCTTCGGGTCCTTGTCGCCCATGTACTTCCATTGGAGGATCGTGTCCTGCGTCTTGCACTGCATGCAGGTGGGGTTGGCCGCGGCGGCGGATTCGGGGAGAAACGCCTTGTGCTCCTTGGTATCGGGATACTGGTCCACGAGGACGTCCCACGCCTTCACGGGGCCCGGCATGGATACGTACCCCCAGCCGTCCTTCGCCTGGAACCGGCCGCCGTACGCGCGGTCCACGATGAGGTGGTCGACGA harbors:
- a CDS encoding ammonia-forming cytochrome c nitrite reductase subunit c552, whose translation is VDHLIVDRAYGGRFQAKDGWGYVSMPGPVKAWDVLVDQYPDTKEHKAFLPESAAAANPTCMQCKTQDTILQWKYMGDKDPKAKWDRTSNVVEFVRDLNNAMNCFLCHDPHAAKPRIVRDGLIQALTRPEKDTLWHKDPKATKIDVKEFRGGFRKIALLEKYDAKLQCGQCHVEYNCNPGFDSKTGEYSIKATDQRTNHFPFKNVLAIYDHYNELGFRDFKHGLTGGLLWKAQHPEAETFWNSVHDKAGASCNACHMPKVRNAKGKVYTSHWQTSPRNYLKQTCLTSKCHPNLTEARAAYEIDSVRNFTKGKMRKAEFWLAALIDKIVEGRKAGLPAEVIKEAQEQHQKSHVLWEWWTAENSDGFHNPSLARESLTRSVEESRKGIKLISDAMEKTAAK